Within Diospyros lotus cultivar Yz01 chromosome 15, ASM1463336v1, whole genome shotgun sequence, the genomic segment aacgtaacccgctacaaaccctacctccttaccacggtaatccttgtctcatttatgaaaacaatctgttttggtttgattttcttttgatttgaaaaactcttctacaaccgtaaaagattaaatccaatcgagcaatcgctcatacaaatatatcgtttctttctaatcaaagcctcaaccgagtacGCCAATTAAAACCATctaaagatcatgcatgcattcacacaatcgcataaaagaaacatacataaacttagataaggaaagaaacagaatcatcaattaaaacatgaaaatcgagttccaaaccggaTTCAACAATATAACCGAGACTCAAATCGGGCAAGGGGTACGAGAATGTAGCGAATCACAAACGAATTatccttccatcttcttggttgaaatcgTGAGAGTTCttccaaaatcggccacttaatgtgcttaaatagagcttagggaggaaaccctaggttaccgcaacttcacagccgatttctaATAGGATAAAGTGCGCTCTGGGCTTCGGCTCCTTCATCAAAATTGTATATccggaagagtagatgaatttggacttttgaatcacttgatttggatatcggacgcccaagatatggccttttaaagaatcagcatttgtgcagctttcctaatttgacccaacttcctagccccgactttgaagtgctgttttaAGGCCCAAACGAGCTCGGATTTGGACAatccataccattccagaaagcccaagaagtcctatacaatatctctgaagacatcattcacgttctgggattataacttggccaaaaactcgAAAGAAGAACAGAAGGTCAAATCCgtgagcacacttttgcttctttgtctccaatctccttgtttcccttcttgccatcaaaattcctcatgacccaggaagtcctatctgtccaaaataagataaaatagtgtgaagtccaattcctataaaataaaataaaacaaaatcaagatgaataaaatgacacaattaacgtgcaaaaagactaaatatgagggctaaataatatgaaaatatgcgctctatcaaattcccccacacttagacttttgcactcctgggcaaaacactagacactaacactcaataacaaaatggatgtgaaaaatgcaaaatgagagaCACGgaaagttttataggaattcaacactcaaagatcatctttcttacacttcccaaacaaacaagtagcatggcaattttacttggcaagacaagtcaaaataagcagaccctcatagaataagaatatgatctcaagttcctcaaatgctatgcctcactccactcaatcacaattccactaccagatatgctcatcttctaaatctccactctcaatgctttttgcatgcaaatcaaaaggacttttattcatggctctgaaaaggataggaagataacaatgaaaagtaaagtaaaccttaggaagaaaacattcaagacaacccaagatcaatgaagaactattaagcaagcagaaaatagacataattttttattttttttttgaaaggtgggtgcgttttacgctccatcccaccttggcgagtgcgttttacgctccatctcaccttggcctttggcctttggcctttctatctatttttctttttgattccaaaggacttgcttaatatgttgccataatcaaaggatgcaatgaatgttcttcaacctaaagaaggggaaagattttttttgttttttttgttttgtaaaatgaaagagtgccttaatcatcttttcacatgcacGAGCACTGACagcttcaataaagattcaaaacaagctctggagtgatacccataattagtgaatgcacgcatatcataagaaagaacaagcacaaatatcctcacaaagactacctcaatcaacccactaagccaaactcattgccaatttacttgagagcccaaaaagataagatcaactttctaatcatgccaaattctttcaaactcaatttgccccattttgtcaaaaatcttttttttttttttttttgaaaagaaacttctattctaaaactcccccccccccccactcaaacattacattgtcctcaatgtaagcatgcaACAAGAATCAGGTATAGGACAAGTAAGAAAAGTAAGGAGGGAGAAACAGCATGAGTTTGTCAATTGTAggcggcgttgaggagatgcagctcctccacagtatgctcctgaaagctctcatagaatggcttaagtcgctgcccgttcactgtgaatttcTTCGTAGTCGACCCGTCCATGATCTCAACTGCGTCAtagggaaaaacatgagtaaccacaaaaggaccaaCCCATCTAGAACGCAACTTACCAGGCATCAGCTTTAGGCGTGAATTGTAGAGGAGGACTTTATTGCTAACGTTGAACTCCTTCTTGGCAATCAATTTGTCGTGTGAAGCTTTGGTCTTTTCCTTGTAGATCCTGGAGTTCTCATATGCCTCtaacctcaattcctcaagTTCTTGCAATTGAAGTTTCCGCTGGGAACCAATGCCCTCCTCACTGCATAGTAGTGACTATTtctccccacacccccattcctttggacaccaaaaatcagggcATTCCGAGATAGTTGTCGGCAGTGAACAGTGCtgtttatggcaaaaaaaaaaaaatagaaaacaagcaaaccgaaaagaaaaacacaaagaatgaacaaagaaaacacaaagaatcaacaaggaaataaaagaaaagagaaaccaaAGAGCAAGATACGAAGaagcaacaaagaatgaaagagaactaaaaagaaaaagaaagacagaaaacaaatcTTGTTATGGCAGAACAGTTTGACGGTTCCCCGGCAACGGTGCCAAAATCTAATCGGTGCTATCGAACAATGATAGATTAGATTAGATGAAATATAGATTCAGATtttcaataagggtgcaacccaaagtcgtctcccaacgaacctcaaacggatctgtcaaaacaagactaaacgaggggggttgtgatgaaaaccgaaatataaacgttcaagaatgaaacaacgatgaagtaaaatgtaacccgctacaaaccctacctccttaccacggtaatccttgtctcatttatgaaaacaatctgttttggtttgattttcttttgatttgaaaaactcttctacaaccgtaaaagattaaatccaatcgagcaatcgctcatacaaatatatcgtttctttctaatcaaagcctcaaccgagtatGCCAATTAAAACCATctaaagatcatgcatgcattcacacaatcgcataaaagaaacatacataaacttagataaggaaagaaacagaatcatcaattaaaacatgaaaatcgagttccaaaccggattcaacaatataaccgagactcaaaccgggcaaggggtacgagAATGTAGCGAATCACAAACtaattagccttccatcttcttggttgaaatcgTGAGAGTTCttccaaaatcggccacttaatgtgcttaaatagagcttagggaggaaaccctaggttacagcaacttcacagccgatttctaATAGGATAAAGTGCGCTCTGGGCTTCGgacccttcataaaaattgtagatacGGAatagtagatgaatttgggattttgaatcacttgatttggatatcggacgcccaagatatggccttttaaagaatcagcatctgtgcagctttcctaatttgacccaacttcctagccccgactttgaagtgctgtttgaaggcccaaacgaactcggatttggacaatcCATACCATTatagaaagcccaagaagttcTATACAATATCTATGAAGACAttattcacgttctgggattataacttggccaaaaactcgaaagaagcatagaaggtcaaatccgtgagcacacttttgcttctttgtctccaatctccttgtttcccttcttgccatcaaaattcctcatgacccaggaagccctatctgtccaaaaaaagataaaatagtgtgaatcccaattcctataaaataaaataaaacaaaatcaagatgaataaaatgacacaactaacgtgcaaaaagactaaatatgagggctaaataatatgaaaatatgcgctctatcagcCATCGAATTGGGGGTGGTAGGCTGTACTCCTATTCAGCTGTGTGCCTTGTAGCCGAAATAGCTCTCTCCAAAAATAGCTGATGAAGACCTTGTCACTATCTAAGATAATAAAATTAGGAATCTCGTGCAGCCGTACAATTTCCATGACAAAAACACCTGCTACACTGGCTACTGAAAATGGGTGtttcaatatgataaaatgCCCATACTTGCTAAGCCGATCCACCACCGCTAAAATGGAGTTCACTCCCCCTGACGAGTAGTAAGAGCCATGAGTATGACCGGGAAGGAAAATCAGGAGAGAGCATCAGCAACACGATTTTCCAAGTTGAGCCGGTATTGTATCTCAAAGTGGTAGCCCATTAACTTCATCACCCATTTTTGACATTCCGGGCTCACTAACCATTGCTCCATCAGGAACCTtagactcttgtgatctgttCAGATGATGAATTTCCTCCTCAATAAATAATGTCGCCATTTTCGTACTGCAAAGATAATAGCCATCAACTTCCTTTCATAGACCGACTTATTCTGACTGTTAGGGTTTAAAGCATGACTAAAGAAAGCAAGCGACCTATGTTCCTGCATCAATACAGCCCTGAGTCCATGCCCTGAGGCATCAGTTTCCACTATAAACtcctttgaaaaatttggtAGAGCAAGCACAGGTAAAGCTGTCATGGCTATCTTTAGGGATTGAAAAGCTTGCTTCGAACTCTCATCCCAATAGAAGTTATTTTTTTGAAGTCGTTCCATTAATGACCAAGCTAATTTCCCATAATTTCATACAAACTGATGATAATACCTCGTGAGCCCCAAAAAACCATGGAGTTGTTGCTGTGAACGAGGGTTAAGCCAATCCATAACCGcctgaatttttgaattgtccACAATAACCCCCTGCTGTGAAATAATGTGGCCTAAGTAGTCAATCTCCAACTGTCCAAACCAGCTTTCTTTGCATTGGTATACAACTTGTTTTTAGCTAATATTCCCAATACGTAACGCAAATGATCCCGATGTTCCTGCATCATTCTAGTGTACtctaaaatgtcatcaaaaaatatgaGAACAAACTGTCTCAATTGTTCCCTAAAAATCTCATTCATCTAAAACTGAAATGTAGCGGGTGCATTTGTTAATCCAAACGGCATCACCATAAACTCATAATGGCCCTCATGAGTGCAAAAAGCCATTTTCGGAATGTCATTAGGTGCGATACATATTTGATGATAACTCAATTATAAATCCAACTTAGAAAAAATTGTAGCTCCATTCAACTCATCTAAGAGTTCTTCAATAAccgaaattgaaaatttataggGGATAGCTACCTTGTTTAAAGTCTGGCAGTCCATGCAAAACGTCCACTCCGCGTCCTTCTTCTTAACTAGAAATTCGGGGCTAGAAAAAGGGGCTGATGCTTGGCTTGATGACACCTGCAGCCAACATCTCTCTAACAAGTTTTTTAATCTCAATCTTCAAGAGATGGGGGCATCGGTAAGGTTTCACACTTACCGGCGAAACCCCGGGTTGCAGctgttggtcccttaaggtatgATCACTTAAGAGgggaggtgaattgagtgtttaatttttttttcctttttaataaatattattgattaattattttctctaggaatatataaattattttcttttaattaaattcttgttatttaattttaaacaaattaagattttataactatgtatatgtaagtttgagattaataaattgcaagccacaagatatatcaagaataaataaatgaggcacaagacaatttatattGGTTCGGTGTCTTTACACACAtctactccactctcccaagattttaaccacccttagggttccactaatcttaccaaggtttccacactagcttacattgaaaactagatatacTCTTAGATTACAACGGATTTTAGGAAGACcaccaacaccaaggttttctccctaggttatcttgaaaactagattcacctagattttaacgggtctaggaaacctatacaatccacaataataatttaattgtttacaaataattgtccacacttggacaaaaataagcaattaagaacaaataatacaacgcaataatttttaaataaataaatagatttgtaacctcaaattgaatggagaagatcggattcagctttgcgatctctttctctccattgcCTTGTGACTTTTCGATAGATGTGCAACAAATCTTTAAGAGCTTTGGGATGCttggaaattagcttgagagcttttgggagctTTTGAGTGCTTTGGATAGGCAATATAAGCAAAGAATGCTCTCCAAAATGAATTTAAAGCTATTTATAAGTGTTCTGGAAATCACTGTAACAACACTGTAGCAACGGTCAAATTCATTGTAACAACGGTCAAGTTCACTGTAGCAATGATAATGTGCACTATAATACCGGTCAAAATTTTGACCGTTGGAGGGGCACTGTAGCGGTATTTTAGCAatagtgaaaaattaatttttttattcaaattttgcaaaattattttttatacattttagaaatactttgaaaaataattttaatggaaaataacatttttgaaaatacatacacttatgaaaaaaatgtttaataaattaaattaaaaaatatttttaatagaaaataatatttttggtaatacaaatgttatgaaaaatattttataaattaattaaacataattcgatactataaataatatatttaataaaaatactatttttgttaattactaaaaatactatattttgtatattaaaaattctctttttgttaatcatcaaaacttaattaatatgagtaagttggctcaacaatagCGTGATGGTATGATCCCTCCTTCGATGCAGGGGTAGCCCACACGACTCTTCAAAAACTGCCTTGAAGTCGGATAATACCCCCTGCAAGCTGTTAGGGATTTTAACTTCGATTGCTTCAGCCGTTAAACAACCCAACTCTAGTAATACTCCTTCCCCACCCTTCTGGAATGGCTTCATCATGGACTTCATGGTCACTAAAGTCTTACTAAGGCTAGGATTCCCATGTAAGGTAATGGCCGTGTCTCCCACCTTGAACCTCATGATCAGAGAACGTTAGTCCACTTGTGTCTCTCCTAATGTGGCCAACCATTTCATCCTAAGAATGACATCAAAGCTGCCAGCTCCAAAGAAAGGAAGTCCTCCACTATCTTCACATTTTGTAACAATAGGGGGACCCTCTTACATACTCCTGCCCCTTGCACTGCCATACCGGAGCCCTTTATCACCTCATATCCTTGAGTGGGCATCCCTAAGAGTCCCAATTTTTGCACCAGGTCAGCTACTATAAAATTGTGGGAAGCCTTGctattaggggtgtgcaaaaaaacCGATCCACTACAGAAACTGGTCAAACTGAACCGAACTGCGCCAAATCGAACTGTGCGATTTTTGGGGGTAAGCAGATCGAGACGGTTTGAGGATTTCTCAAACCATGGGTTTGCGGTTTGAGGGTTGGGCAGTTCGGTTCAAAACCGAACCGCCCGACtagtattttaataattaaaaaaaataaataaattaaaatacaaaagggGTAGGGGGCTTGCggctttatttctttcttgttcttcatTATGTTTTAGGTTCTGGCTCTCAATCCAACGCCGACCTTCCTCTTCACCTTCGACGCTGGTTAATCCGTTAATTCCGTCCAAGATCTAGTCTATCTATCGCCGCCTTCGACTTTGACAACTTAATATTTCGTTTGTTTTTCATTTCATGTTAATCATTGAACGGCCAAGATCTGGCCTGAACTCTGAAGTgtcatttgtttttttcttgttctttggTTCTTCCTCTCTGGTTGTCGaccttcttcttcacctttaGCAACCCACATATTCAACAAATTGTAGAAAGCACACCGACCCGCACCGCATTTTGCGGTGCGGTTTTCGCTCACCAAACTAGACCATTTAGTCTGGTTTTATAGAAAAACTACATATGCGGTTTGCCACACTAAATTGGCCAAAAATCGACCAAACTGAATTGTGCACACCTCTACCTGCTATCGATTAAGACAAATCACTTCTTGACCTTTTATTGTTCCTTTAATCTTCATCGTTTGGGGAGGAGTTAACCCTACCATGGAGTTTAGTGATAACTCCACCATCTCCCCTTCCTTGACAGTATCTTTCCACTCCCCAGAAGCCTCCACTGCCTCATCttgttttatctcttcttcttcttctccccccCTCTTCTTCATAAATAACCATCACTTGCAGCTCCTTGTTCTTACACCTATGCCCAATTGAATATTTCTCGTCATAGCGAAAACATAATCCCTTCGCACGCTTGGCTTGTAGCTTAGTCTCACTCAATCATTTGAAGGGTGGTGTGGTTAGCTTCCTTTTGGTCAACAATCTTAAGGAATTAGAAGAGCTAGCTGTGACTATCCTGGGAGGATTGAAGGCCTGGAACCCTAGATTTCACTACACCATAGGGGTCGGAGCTGGGTGTGGGGTTACCTTACTTGGGCTGTAACCAAAACGATTCCCTTTGAGCACCTGATTCCGGTCCTCAATCTGCTAGTCCATTTCCATGATATTCTCGAGGCCCAAGGGCCTCAACACCTTGATTTTTGCCCTGATCTTCAATTTGAGCCCATTAATGAAGTGTCCCTCCAAAACGGCTCTGGGCATCTCTTCAATGGGTGATACTAAAGTCTCAAAGAAAATTCGATAGTCTCTGACCGTTCGCCACTATCGAAGGGCCATGAACCACTCCTCCATAGTCCTTTCtatcatgaacctagggtttagcctagggttggattggaaattaaaagaatgaagggagaatttagaagaagattaGGGAAGAATAGAATGAACAGAGGGAGAAAAGAGAATTGAGTGAGACGAGagagttagagagagagaataggatAATGTTGTATTCTATTTTTTGCATGCTTTCTCCTatggaatgggatgaatacATATAGGTGCTTGGTGTGGGTGTGGATGCAGCAGATTTACCCCCCTCCAACAATTACAACAaactattttttccttttcttaagGCCTCACATGTGGTTTTCCTAATTCTAACATAATTGATAGCTAAAATATAGatgcaacaattaaagtaaaagaaatacagcatatcccttctaattacccttgggttgtgacaatcccctctccttgaaaggtttcttgtccctaagaaacTTACAACAAGTAGTCATGGCTCTTTATCCAATTCCAGCCTTCTCTATAGGGTtcatccttctttccttctttctccttcttaaGTGTCCAAGATCAATCTCTAGGGCAACCTGATAGAGTTCAAGTTTAGTACCAGCAACACTTGTTCCTGCACCTCCATGGTGTGCCACAGCTGCATATTGAAAGAATAACCAGTTATGAGGGCACTTATCCACCAAGTATATAAAGTCTGCTGGTTCTGCCAAGTTCCCCAGGCTTCCCCATCCTTTGCTAATGATGCCCCTTTGATCAGTTATTTCAGGAGCTTGGGTAATTGCCTGGGTCATTTCGTCAGGTTCCAGAATAGTAAGGCTACTAAAGCCAATATAGATAGGCTTTCTACCACCTTTAATCCATTTCACAAGTGAGTCTGCCAGCACATAATTTGAGGTAAGGTCTAGAAAACAAAACCCAGCCACATCAATATTGTGTTCCCAATCTTCTACAATAGCTGACCCATCAAGATTGGTCTCCACTTTAAGAGTACAATCAGCCATTGGTTCATCCTACCCAGCAATAGATAGTAACTTGGGTTTTCCAGTAGGAGCATAAACCAACACAGCAACaatagttttgttttcttcaacAAACCCTTCGACTCCTTTAGCTATATCCATTAGTTTTCCTCCAGCTAGTGTCTTCATCTTCTCGTTCTCTATTTTAACCCAAGtcaaatccatattttgttcCAAATTTGATTGTTCTTCAGATTTCAATAAGTCCAAAATCTGAAGAAAGGCTTCAACACCATCATCTGCATTGATGGCTGGTCTTTTAGTCAGATTTACCAGATCCAATGCTGTTCCATTTCCCACAAAATTCTGATCTGGAACACCACCAAATCCTTTCGCCCATGCACTAGCCACCAGGGGTAATGAGTTGGTATCTTCCTAGTCAATTTTGCCTAAATTGGTATACTTCTTCTGCTCAACATTGGAGGTGAGCAATGAATCCCCTTCCCACCATCTTGACTTCTCTTTCAGTTGGTCCATTTTGAGAAATTCCTCTTTATTAAAATTTCTgcgataatcatcaaagtattcatctgggaagttgtaatgatacttcttgatcagtatcatcgcaaacttcTGTAGCTTCTCACGGAACATACGGCCAAATTCCTCACTctcttcatgaatcccattACTTGTTCCTTTATCCCTGTTGCTagactcattctcaaacttcttttccccTGTTTGTTGCTTCtagccaactgaaaatgcagcattctttggctgccattaaGGCTCCAATTACCTTATGCTTCCACTACTTTCCCTGGATTCACGAGCAAAATTtcccactgaaaatgcaacatTCTTCTACTGCAATTAGACTCCAATGGTCTCATATATGCACTGCTCCCCATGGCTGACCTTTCGCCAACAACATACTTTGATGGCCAAGGAATGGGAGTTATGTACATGCTCGAAGTTAGCAGTCGATGGTCACTTGTTGGAATTTCAAATTCCGTCGAATCCACCAATCTCTAGAACAATCGATTCACCTAGGTCACCTAGATTTGTTGGGTAATCAATCTCCTCAGAACAATTGGCAACCTATAATTGGCTTCTGCAGTTTACGACTAATGAGCGCCACCTCACCCACTGCTTCAATAAGTCACCCAGACTTAATCCACCTCAAATGGAACCCGCCAAGAGCTGGGTCTGTTTTGCCTTCAATTCTGGACTCAATTAAATCATGCAGAAGGAGTTCTCGGCCAAGACTCTACCCGATTAACTCAGTTGGAAATTTCTCTGGATTAAATCACACTCGTCGATGTTTAACGATTGTTCCTTAGGTTCGGTCAGACTTGTTCTCTCTAATGGAAAGCTTCGCACCCAATCAGTCGACAAATTTGCTTAGCCTCTCATCTCTTTCCATCAATTTCAGTCTACCTGCGGTCACTTCTAGTCGCAAACCTCTTGCCAATGATAACCCAACCAGTGATGCATCAACGCTTCCTTCCTTAGGTTCTGCCCAATCACTGACCAAACCACGATCGCCAGAAACCCGCTGCACAATCGCGATCGCTTGGAACTCCTATGCCAGTCGCAACCTCTTGACCGTTCACGTCAACTTCTGGTCACCAACTCTAGTCGTCCGACCAACCCGCATCACCCACTCCAGTTACGACCTTTTGGGCCAAGGACCACTAGCAGATGGAAGCTCTTTGAATTTGCCTGGGTTACCAAGAATCATGGTCGTATCTCACCTCCTCGTGCCTCAAAATCAattccaagatttaatggctGTCTTCATCTTCAGAATTCGGATATGAGTGTCTCTGATCTGCAACTGAATTGCTGATCAAATCCACACACGCGGAATTCACTGTTGCATCAATTCCGAAAAAAGACATCGGAATCAATTTACCCACAATTGTATGAACCACAACCAAAGAAGTACTACTCTGCTTTGAATCTGCTTGATTACTTCATAATCAGATCGGACAAGGACAACTACCAAATTTAGAACTCACAGTCGAGGAATGGGATGAATATGTTAgctataagcccttaagaccagttctagtgacacaataaggtttgatcttgtaattatttaaaccttatttaatggcaagttttatatttaatttaaattgcaatatgatttgaattgaacatacaaatatcctttagtataataaagagtggataccattcttaattattaagaataatcgagacgaaTAATCCACAAtatgttatactataaatatgttcctggccatataGTTCCTAAcctggataattagtaactcgcaaaggccggCATCAAACCCCACATCAGGTAGTAAtaggtattttttgtctataattgatgattactctaggaGAGTTTGGGTTATTCTCTTAAAAGATAAGtctgaaacttttaaaagtGTTAAAAactggaaaactcaaatagagaatcaaactgacaagaagataaaataccttAGGACTAACAATAGTTTAGAATTctacaattctgattttgataatttgtgCAAAGAATATGGAGTTATTAGGCATAGAACAGTCTCCTATACTCCTTAACAGAATGGAGTAGCTGAGATGATGAATATGACCCTTTTAGACaaggttaggtgtatgatgattagtttAAATATACCTAAGTCATTATGGGGAGAAGCAGTTATGACTGCACATTACCTAGTTAATCTAACTCCTTCAGCTGCTTTAAATAGTGATActccttatgaaaaatggcaTGAAAAATGTGCCAACTATTCAATTCTTAGAACCTTTGGTTGTGCTGCCTTCACTCATCAAAATGAGGGAAACTTAGAGCCTAGAgctaggaaatgtgttttcttaggaTACCCTAAGAGAGTCAAAGGGTATAGGCTATGGGATAGAAACCAAAAGGGAATAAGAGTTATTGTTAGtaaagatgtcacatttaa encodes:
- the LOC127792293 gene encoding sterol 3-beta-glucosyltransferase UGT80A2-like, with product MADCTLKVETNLDGSAIVEDWEHNIDVAGFCFLDLTSNYVLADSLVKWIKGGRKPIYIGFSSLTILEPDEMTQAITQAPEITDQRGIISKGWGSLGNLAEPADFIYLVDKCPHNWLFFQYAAVAHHGGAGTSVAGTKLELYQVALEIDLGHLRRRKKERRMNPIEKAGIG